In the genome of Myxococcus stipitatus, one region contains:
- a CDS encoding cyclic nucleotide-binding domain-containing protein: MEARKLKDSAAEAFSKGRFSRAAELYEDFCKLDPKDHQSRLRTGDAWAKAGERERAILAYQSAAEGFAKEGFLPRAIAASKLILELDPSHQGVQQMLANLYARRGTPVGARARGPMTSALAAPPPPERPASARPEAGEGRPPEALDAGTGTVDLSDELPAELSLSVETASSPEAAGGSEELVVHSVSVGLTNADAEARASRAEDGIDIPLGEAAAPAPSLPPGLSPRVPPPSATDEVRAPVPPLPKAASGKWKALASPIADASASLRTPTVIDPPSAPPGLRPRRTEVTPASGATAVPFREVSRALGASLRAVPPVPSSFTELELEADSLLHAVELAAQSGRVQRALASDGGIEEEVFSLTEEVVSDVPSLDSLPTIPLFSDLPRDAFIELFERCPLRRFQLGERIIEQGSRGDAFYVICEGKVRVFRSDDAQRVELAVLEGGAFFGEMALLSGAPRTASVEAGADDTQLLEISAPVLASLSRSHPQVAAALKKFVRQRLLTNVMNTSALFRPFNRKDRRTLVERFRARDVERDDVIIRDGDPTDGLYVLLSGEVEVHKDGHLLTRLKEGDLFGEISLLQKTPATATVMASRHTTLLRLPREDFDALISSHPQILVLVSELTDERLRRTEAVLGASSALDPDSMDLDEDLILV; this comes from the coding sequence ATGGAGGCGCGCAAGCTCAAGGACAGCGCCGCCGAGGCCTTCTCCAAGGGCCGCTTCAGCAGGGCCGCGGAGCTGTACGAGGACTTCTGCAAGCTCGACCCGAAGGACCATCAGTCGCGCCTGCGCACGGGGGACGCGTGGGCCAAGGCCGGCGAGCGCGAGCGCGCCATCCTGGCCTACCAGTCCGCCGCCGAGGGCTTCGCGAAGGAAGGCTTCCTCCCGCGCGCCATCGCCGCGAGCAAGCTCATCCTCGAGCTGGACCCGAGCCATCAAGGCGTCCAGCAGATGCTGGCCAACCTCTACGCGCGGCGAGGGACGCCCGTGGGAGCCCGGGCACGCGGCCCGATGACGAGCGCGCTCGCCGCGCCGCCGCCTCCCGAGCGTCCCGCTTCCGCGCGACCCGAAGCAGGGGAGGGCCGTCCGCCCGAAGCCCTCGACGCCGGAACGGGCACGGTCGACCTCTCCGACGAACTCCCCGCCGAGCTGTCGCTCTCGGTGGAGACCGCCTCGAGCCCGGAGGCCGCGGGTGGCTCGGAAGAGCTGGTGGTCCACTCCGTGAGCGTGGGGCTCACGAACGCGGACGCCGAGGCTCGTGCCTCCCGCGCCGAGGACGGCATCGACATCCCCCTGGGGGAGGCCGCGGCCCCAGCGCCTTCGCTGCCGCCGGGACTGTCGCCGCGTGTCCCTCCGCCGAGCGCGACGGACGAGGTCCGCGCACCCGTCCCCCCGCTGCCCAAGGCGGCGAGCGGCAAGTGGAAGGCCCTGGCCTCACCCATCGCGGATGCCTCGGCCTCGCTTCGGACGCCCACGGTCATCGACCCGCCCTCGGCGCCTCCGGGACTGCGCCCGCGCCGGACGGAAGTCACTCCCGCATCGGGTGCGACGGCGGTGCCCTTCCGCGAGGTGTCTCGCGCCTTGGGGGCTTCGCTCCGCGCCGTGCCGCCCGTTCCATCCTCCTTCACGGAGCTGGAGCTGGAAGCGGACTCCTTGCTGCACGCGGTGGAGCTGGCGGCCCAGTCGGGGCGGGTTCAGCGCGCCCTGGCGTCCGACGGCGGAATCGAGGAAGAGGTCTTCAGCCTCACCGAGGAAGTCGTCTCGGACGTGCCCTCGCTGGACTCGCTCCCGACCATTCCGCTGTTCTCGGACCTGCCGCGCGACGCGTTCATCGAGCTCTTCGAGCGCTGCCCGCTGCGCCGCTTCCAGCTGGGCGAGCGCATCATCGAACAGGGCAGTCGTGGCGACGCCTTCTACGTCATCTGCGAAGGGAAGGTCCGCGTCTTCCGCTCGGACGACGCCCAGCGCGTCGAGCTCGCCGTGCTGGAGGGAGGCGCCTTCTTCGGTGAGATGGCGCTCCTGTCCGGTGCGCCCAGGACCGCCTCCGTCGAGGCCGGCGCCGACGACACGCAGCTGCTCGAGATCTCCGCACCGGTGCTCGCGTCGCTCTCGCGGAGCCACCCGCAGGTCGCCGCGGCGCTGAAGAAGTTCGTCCGTCAGCGCCTGCTCACCAACGTGATGAACACGTCCGCGCTCTTCCGGCCCTTCAACCGGAAGGACCGGCGGACGCTGGTGGAGCGCTTCCGCGCGCGGGACGTCGAGCGCGACGACGTCATCATCCGCGACGGAGACCCGACGGACGGCCTCTACGTCCTGCTCTCCGGAGAGGTGGAGGTGCACAAGGACGGGCACCTGCTCACGCGGCTGAAGGAGGGGGACCTGTTCGGTGAAATCTCCCTGCTCCAGAAGACGCCCGCGACGGCCACGGTGATGGCGTCGCGGCACACCACGCTGCTTCGGCTTCCGCGCGAGGACTTCGACGCGCTCATCTCCAGCCATCCGCAGATTCTCGTGCTGGTGTCGGAGCTGACGGATGAACGCCTTCGCCGCACCGAGGCGGTGCTGGGCGCGAGCTCCGCGTTGGACCCGGACTCGATGGACCTCGACGAGGACCTCATCCTCGTCTGA
- a CDS encoding HEAT repeat domain-containing protein — protein MRTGARPFILMLALAVGCNGSRDQLLADLQSPRPEVRALAVKKLAGQNNPDDLILFTRAAKDLSSIVRAEAAVALGESQDPRVVDLLGELLEDSDEEVQGRAAMALSKVKNDKAKAYLTLQYGRRGRTTRQVIVQALKNANVPGAMTEVVAAEAKSQWDRNLLTLSEGELPERVGAAEELGKSGRPEAVNRLLPLVRDSQVVLAAAAVRGLGDAGDKRAVGAIALLLDESFPELRESAITALMKLQDPAVAPRLQAVALEKSAVSPQALDAIVSFPRTPETDAALCAVALDGAPADALVAAQAMRSRGGCPADPIGERLSRVTTAANGLQAVIGLGPSAQALLPKVTPWLQQNDAALRLLAVDAVASVGDASVIPLLQKLLEQESKGLEALRTDWVTQKLPEAYGAEFDPAVSSSALPIGAPKDERAARHATLFDRVKALNAQRARDSGRPVIKPRVPTELFDDVEPARLAPLATVLRALAMLRAPGALELLKGYSQDSSLPLRTAALLGLTRLGAEGVAVAREGLLEPERDLQKALAISLADGGEAGVAALVELLPKMGSEKLLVLDALTRSTAVPASASPVLQAVVKDGGPEAALAAMLLARIQAKDAVPTLIKALDETNTVARRDVLLALGTLGDAQAADVVARDLFHDLPEIRAAAATALKRMGATTQTESLDALRSDYYRTVRDAAGAALAKGGTASEGAR, from the coding sequence GGCGCGCGCCCTTTCATCCTCATGCTGGCCCTGGCCGTCGGTTGCAATGGCAGCCGGGACCAGCTCCTCGCAGACCTTCAGAGTCCTCGTCCGGAGGTCCGCGCCCTGGCGGTGAAGAAGCTCGCCGGGCAGAACAATCCGGACGACCTGATCCTCTTCACGCGCGCGGCCAAGGACCTGTCATCCATCGTCCGCGCCGAGGCCGCTGTCGCCCTCGGCGAGAGCCAGGACCCTCGGGTGGTGGACCTCCTGGGCGAGCTGCTCGAGGACTCCGATGAGGAAGTCCAGGGCCGCGCCGCCATGGCGCTCTCCAAGGTCAAGAACGACAAGGCCAAGGCCTACCTCACGCTTCAGTACGGCCGCCGAGGCCGCACCACCCGTCAGGTCATCGTCCAGGCGCTGAAGAACGCCAACGTGCCCGGCGCCATGACGGAGGTCGTCGCCGCCGAGGCCAAGTCCCAGTGGGACCGAAACCTCCTGACGCTCTCCGAGGGCGAGCTTCCCGAGCGCGTCGGCGCCGCCGAGGAGCTCGGCAAGAGCGGACGCCCCGAGGCCGTCAACCGGCTGCTGCCGCTCGTGCGGGACAGCCAGGTCGTCCTCGCCGCCGCGGCGGTGCGAGGCCTGGGCGACGCGGGTGACAAGCGCGCCGTGGGCGCCATCGCGCTCCTGCTCGACGAGAGCTTCCCGGAGCTGCGCGAGTCCGCCATCACCGCGCTGATGAAGCTGCAGGACCCCGCCGTCGCACCGCGCCTCCAGGCCGTCGCGCTGGAGAAGAGCGCGGTGAGTCCGCAGGCCCTCGACGCCATCGTGTCCTTCCCCCGCACTCCGGAGACCGACGCTGCGCTGTGCGCCGTCGCGCTCGATGGCGCCCCGGCCGATGCGCTCGTGGCCGCCCAGGCCATGCGCTCGCGAGGCGGCTGCCCGGCGGACCCCATTGGCGAGCGGCTCTCCCGCGTCACCACCGCCGCCAACGGATTGCAGGCCGTCATTGGCCTGGGGCCCTCGGCACAGGCGCTGCTGCCCAAGGTGACGCCTTGGCTTCAGCAGAACGATGCCGCGCTCCGGCTCCTCGCGGTGGACGCCGTGGCGTCCGTGGGGGATGCATCGGTCATCCCGTTGCTGCAGAAGCTCCTCGAGCAGGAGTCCAAGGGACTCGAGGCGCTGCGCACCGACTGGGTCACCCAGAAGCTCCCCGAGGCGTATGGCGCGGAGTTCGACCCCGCTGTCTCATCGTCGGCCCTGCCCATCGGGGCGCCCAAGGACGAGCGGGCCGCGCGCCACGCGACGCTGTTCGACCGGGTCAAGGCGCTGAACGCGCAGCGCGCCCGTGACTCCGGCCGGCCCGTGATCAAGCCGCGCGTGCCCACGGAGCTGTTCGACGACGTGGAGCCCGCGCGCCTGGCCCCGCTGGCCACCGTGCTGCGCGCCCTGGCGATGTTGCGTGCGCCCGGGGCGTTGGAGCTGCTCAAGGGCTACAGCCAGGACTCCAGCCTCCCCCTGCGCACGGCGGCGCTCCTGGGGCTGACGCGCCTGGGCGCGGAGGGCGTGGCGGTGGCGCGAGAAGGGCTCCTCGAGCCCGAGCGCGACCTCCAGAAGGCGCTGGCGATCTCACTCGCGGACGGAGGGGAGGCGGGGGTCGCCGCGCTGGTGGAGCTGCTCCCGAAGATGGGGAGCGAGAAGCTCCTGGTGCTGGATGCGTTGACCCGGAGCACGGCGGTGCCCGCGTCGGCGTCTCCCGTGCTCCAGGCGGTGGTGAAGGACGGCGGGCCGGAGGCGGCGCTCGCGGCGATGCTGCTGGCGCGCATCCAGGCGAAGGACGCGGTGCCCACGCTCATCAAGGCCCTGGACGAGACGAACACCGTGGCTCGGCGTGATGTGCTGCTGGCGCTCGGCACCCTCGGGGATGCGCAGGCCGCCGACGTGGTGGCGCGAGACCTCTTCCACGACCTGCCGGAGATTCGCGCGGCGGCGGCCACGGCGCTCAAGCGCATGGGGGCGACGACGCAGACCGAGTCGCTCGACGCGCTCCGGAGCGACTACTACCGCACCGTGCGAGACGCGGCGGGCGCGGCGCTCGCGAAGGGGGGCACGGCTTCGGAGGGTGCCCGGTAA